From one Catenuloplanes nepalensis genomic stretch:
- a CDS encoding anthranilate synthase family protein → MFTRIITGERPFALLRREGADEVEALTGDLAVAGTLAELPLDARTGPQTLALVPYRQIMERGFETVDDGTPMEFLRIAEATAHPVGDVLRALPDVPIVTESAGFDVDDDAYAREVESVLREEIGRGEGANFVIHRTWNATVRTDPRTAALAAFRRLLTEERGAYWTFLVWTGTRYLIGATPERHVSVDRGLVMMNPISGTFRHAGGGDLLRFLADPKERDELYMVLDEELKMMATVAEGGGQVLGPYLKEMSHLTHTEYLLAGRTTRDVREVLRETMFAPTVTGSPIENAARVIARHERRGRRYYAGVLALLGRDADGGQSLDAPILIRTAELSPAGELRVPVGATLVRHSTPAGEVAETYAKAAGVLTALGLRPRVTAETTTTHDHDHPAVRRALAARNDRLARFWLDDRAAGGSGTPVFAGRRALIVDGEDTFTGMLAHQLRALGLEVTVRPWHTPSPDLDAFDLVVPGPGPGDPADPAFPPGAALRAVIAGRLASGRPMLAVCLSHQLLSGMLGLPLHRRDAPYQGMQRDISLFGTMRRVGFYSTYTALSGVDLVRTPHGPVELSRDPADGAVHALRGPGFAGVQFHPESVLSQDGLAVLTGLLTTLLEPGSAPTQKSVSDSHIPAVRG, encoded by the coding sequence TTGTTCACTCGGATCATCACCGGCGAGCGGCCGTTCGCGCTGCTGCGGCGCGAGGGCGCCGACGAGGTCGAGGCCCTCACCGGCGACCTCGCCGTCGCCGGCACGCTCGCGGAGCTGCCGCTCGACGCGCGCACCGGGCCGCAGACGCTGGCGCTCGTCCCGTACCGGCAGATCATGGAACGGGGTTTCGAGACCGTCGACGACGGCACGCCGATGGAGTTTCTGCGGATCGCGGAGGCGACCGCCCACCCGGTCGGCGACGTGCTGCGGGCGCTCCCGGACGTCCCGATCGTCACCGAGAGCGCGGGTTTCGACGTCGACGACGACGCCTACGCCCGCGAGGTCGAGTCCGTGCTGCGCGAGGAGATCGGGCGCGGCGAGGGGGCGAACTTCGTCATCCACCGCACCTGGAACGCGACGGTCCGGACCGACCCGCGCACGGCCGCGCTCGCCGCGTTCCGGCGGTTGCTGACCGAGGAGCGCGGCGCGTACTGGACGTTCCTGGTCTGGACCGGCACCCGCTATCTGATCGGCGCGACGCCGGAGCGGCACGTCAGCGTGGACCGCGGCCTCGTGATGATGAATCCGATCAGCGGTACGTTCCGGCACGCCGGCGGCGGTGACCTGCTGAGGTTCCTGGCCGACCCGAAGGAGCGCGACGAGCTCTACATGGTGCTGGACGAGGAGCTGAAGATGATGGCCACGGTCGCGGAGGGCGGCGGCCAGGTGCTCGGCCCGTACCTGAAGGAGATGTCGCACCTCACCCACACCGAATATCTGCTGGCCGGGCGCACCACGCGGGACGTGCGGGAGGTGCTGCGCGAGACGATGTTCGCGCCGACCGTGACCGGCAGCCCGATCGAGAACGCGGCCCGGGTGATCGCGCGGCACGAGCGCCGGGGCCGCCGCTACTACGCGGGCGTGCTGGCGCTGCTCGGCCGGGACGCGGACGGCGGCCAGTCACTGGACGCGCCGATCCTGATCCGGACCGCGGAGTTGTCGCCCGCCGGTGAGCTGCGCGTGCCGGTCGGCGCCACGCTGGTCCGGCACTCGACGCCGGCCGGCGAGGTCGCGGAGACCTATGCCAAGGCCGCGGGCGTGCTCACCGCGCTCGGCCTGCGTCCCCGCGTCACCGCCGAGACGACCACGACCCACGATCACGACCATCCGGCGGTACGCCGTGCGCTCGCCGCCCGCAACGACCGGCTCGCCCGGTTCTGGCTCGACGACCGGGCGGCCGGCGGATCCGGAACGCCGGTCTTCGCCGGGCGGCGCGCGCTGATCGTGGACGGGGAGGACACGTTCACCGGCATGCTGGCCCACCAGCTGCGCGCGCTCGGCCTGGAGGTGACCGTACGGCCGTGGCACACTCCGAGCCCGGACCTGGACGCGTTCGACCTGGTGGTGCCGGGCCCGGGGCCGGGCGATCCGGCGGATCCGGCGTTCCCGCCCGGCGCGGCGCTGCGCGCGGTGATCGCGGGGCGGCTGGCGTCCGGCCGGCCGATGCTGGCCGTGTGCCTCTCGCACCAGCTGTTGTCCGGCATGCTGGGACTGCCGCTGCACCGTAGGGACGCGCCCTATCAGGGAATGCAGCGCGACATCTCACTTTTCGGGACGATGCGCCGGGTCGGCTTCTATTCCACCTACACCGCGCTGTCCGGCGTGGACCTCGTCCGGACGCCGCACGGTCCGGTCGAGCTGTCGCGGGACCCGGCGGACGGCGCGGTGCACGCGCTGCGTGGGCCCGGTTTCGCGGGCGTGCAGTTCCATCCTGAGTCTGTGCTCAGTCAGGACGGGCTGGCCGTGCTGACCGGCCTGCTCACCACGCTGCTGGAACCCGGAAGCGCTCCCACGCAGAAATCGGTTTCTGATTCGCATATTCCGGCGGTTCGCGGGTAG
- a CDS encoding IS5 family transposase, whose translation MGDRKPYPSDVSDAQWALIGPFLDVWRAGRVSVAGRTGEQDLREVVNAILYQNRTGCQWAYLPHDLPQKPVVYYYFALWRDDGTDAVIHDLLRCQARQKAGRAEDPTMVVLDTQSVRAANHVPAATTGKDAGKKVPGRKRGLAVDALGLIIAVVVTAASVTDNVIGIRLLDKVAAHAPTVTLAMVDAGFKQDVAVHGAVTGIDVEVVKRSDTMPGFVPVKKRWIVEQVYGTLMLHRRLAREYESRPESSVSRTLWASIANMARRLTGTSTPTWRDR comes from the coding sequence ATGGGTGATCGGAAGCCGTATCCGAGTGACGTCAGCGATGCGCAGTGGGCGTTGATCGGCCCGTTTCTGGACGTGTGGCGGGCGGGGCGGGTGTCGGTCGCGGGCCGGACCGGTGAGCAGGATCTGCGGGAGGTCGTGAACGCGATCCTGTATCAGAACCGGACCGGCTGCCAGTGGGCGTATCTGCCGCATGACCTGCCACAGAAGCCGGTGGTCTACTACTACTTCGCGTTGTGGCGTGATGACGGCACCGACGCGGTCATCCATGATCTGCTGCGCTGCCAGGCCCGGCAGAAGGCCGGCCGGGCCGAGGACCCGACCATGGTGGTGCTGGACACCCAGTCGGTGCGGGCCGCGAACCACGTCCCGGCTGCCACGACCGGCAAAGACGCGGGGAAGAAGGTTCCGGGCCGTAAGCGGGGCCTGGCCGTGGATGCTCTCGGGCTGATCATCGCCGTGGTCGTGACCGCCGCGTCGGTGACCGACAACGTCATCGGGATTCGGCTGCTGGACAAGGTCGCCGCGCACGCCCCGACCGTCACCCTCGCCATGGTCGACGCCGGGTTCAAACAGGACGTCGCCGTCCACGGCGCCGTGACAGGTATCGACGTCGAGGTCGTCAAACGCTCCGACACGATGCCGGGGTTCGTGCCGGTGAAGAAGCGGTGGATCGTCGAGCAGGTCTACGGCACCCTGATGCTGCACCGCCGCCTGGCGCGTGAGTACGAGAGCCGCCCGGAATCGAGCGTGTCCCGCACGCTCTGGGCATCGATAGCGAACATGGCCCGCCGCCTGACCGGGACCAGCACCCCGACCTGGCGAGACCGGTAA
- a CDS encoding glycosyltransferase gives MHAIHNGIDTDRFHPTGERDALPRYGIDPDRPIVLFVGRVSRQKGVLSLLRAGHLLDPRAQLVMGAGAADTPELAEEGASALTDLRASRPGVHWITGLRDPLVLRQFFAAASVFVCPSVYEPMGIVNLGVLRRLPLRGPHDRLPQPVLRRGRRLTRSPDTAVGCPRPGPRHHRWQPARCRDETGHRPPAPAPGRRHHGWRPVARRGEVRAIVIRPSRRRSRSA, from the coding sequence GTGCACGCGATCCACAACGGCATCGACACCGACCGGTTCCACCCGACCGGCGAGCGGGACGCGCTGCCCCGATACGGCATCGACCCGGACCGGCCGATCGTCCTCTTCGTCGGCCGGGTGTCCCGCCAGAAGGGCGTCCTCTCCCTCCTCCGCGCCGGCCACCTGCTCGACCCGCGCGCCCAGCTGGTCATGGGCGCCGGCGCCGCGGACACCCCGGAGCTGGCGGAGGAGGGCGCGTCCGCGCTCACCGACCTGCGCGCGTCCCGCCCCGGCGTGCACTGGATCACCGGGCTGCGCGACCCGCTGGTGCTCCGTCAGTTCTTCGCCGCCGCCTCCGTCTTCGTCTGCCCGTCCGTCTACGAGCCGATGGGCATCGTGAACCTGGGAGTCCTTCGCCGACTACCGCTCCGCGGGCCGCACGATCGCCTACCTCAGCCCGTTCTTCGTCGAGGCCGCCGGCTGACACGCTCACCGGACACCGCCGTCGGGTGCCCGCGACCCGGCCCAAGGCACCACAGGTGGCAGCCGGCCCGCTGCCGCGACGAGACCGGACACCGCCCTCCAGCTCCGGCGCCCGGCCGCCGGCACCACGGGTGGCGGCCGGTCGCCCGCCGCGGCGAGGTCCGCGCGATCGTCATCCGCCCGTCGCGTCGGCGGAGCCGGTCAGCGTGA
- a CDS encoding VWA domain-containing protein, which produces MIRRILAASLAVSLLTACTSSPDPAPSPEGVDGPATTLRVLAGSELADMAPILEDAAKATGVTVEFEFIGSLEGAERVASGKADGAYDAVWFSSNRYLEMEPEAKSRLGSSERIMSSPVVLGLRTSAATRLGWTNRAVTWSEIATAASRRDFTFAMTDPSASNTGFSTLVAVASALDGSGRALDASAIDRVSGPVNGFFKAHSLNAGSSDWLVDEFVARNGDLDGLFNYEASLVALNRSKALPEQLTIVYPSDGVVTADYPLTVLADAPEAARDAHRRLATWLRGTDVQQRIGATTARRPALPGVPLPEGLPESPVELPFPETQASLKALLTAYNDELRRPSRTVYVLDVSGSMDGDRITALKTALSGLTGVNTSLTGEFCRFRSREDVVLLPFSQTPQAARSFTVDAANAQPSRDAIRGAIDALRVGGDTAVYDSLVAAYASLDAATDKDRFVSIVLMTDGESNQGRDLAAFKDFLKRRGDAAVTTPIFPILFGEAAEQEMKEIAAATRGQTWDARNGDLTRAFCQIRGYQ; this is translated from the coding sequence ATGATCCGGCGCATTCTCGCCGCCTCCCTGGCGGTCTCCCTGCTGACGGCCTGCACGTCATCCCCGGACCCGGCGCCCTCGCCGGAGGGCGTGGACGGTCCCGCGACCACGCTGCGGGTGCTGGCCGGCAGCGAGCTGGCCGACATGGCGCCGATCCTCGAGGACGCGGCGAAGGCGACCGGCGTCACCGTCGAGTTCGAGTTCATCGGCAGCCTGGAGGGGGCGGAGCGGGTCGCTTCCGGAAAGGCCGACGGCGCGTACGACGCGGTCTGGTTCTCCTCGAACCGCTACCTGGAGATGGAGCCGGAGGCGAAGAGCCGGCTCGGGTCGTCCGAGCGGATCATGAGCTCGCCGGTCGTGCTCGGCCTGCGCACCTCCGCCGCCACCCGGCTCGGCTGGACGAACCGCGCGGTCACCTGGTCCGAGATCGCGACCGCGGCCTCGCGCCGTGACTTCACGTTCGCGATGACCGACCCGTCCGCGTCGAACACCGGGTTCTCCACGCTGGTCGCGGTCGCGTCCGCGCTCGACGGCAGCGGCCGGGCGCTGGACGCGTCCGCGATCGACCGGGTGTCCGGGCCCGTCAACGGCTTCTTCAAGGCACACAGCCTGAACGCGGGCTCGTCGGACTGGCTGGTGGACGAGTTCGTCGCCCGCAACGGCGACCTGGACGGCCTGTTCAACTACGAGGCGTCGCTGGTCGCGCTGAACCGGTCGAAGGCGCTGCCCGAGCAGCTCACCATCGTCTACCCGTCCGACGGCGTGGTCACCGCGGACTACCCGCTGACCGTGCTGGCGGACGCGCCCGAGGCGGCCCGGGACGCGCACCGGCGGCTCGCCACCTGGCTGCGCGGGACCGACGTGCAGCAGCGGATCGGCGCGACCACGGCCCGGCGGCCCGCGCTGCCCGGCGTGCCGTTGCCGGAGGGCCTGCCGGAGTCGCCGGTCGAGCTGCCGTTCCCGGAGACGCAGGCGTCGCTGAAGGCGCTGCTCACGGCGTACAACGACGAGTTGCGCCGGCCGTCCCGGACCGTCTACGTGCTGGACGTGTCCGGCTCGATGGACGGCGACCGGATCACCGCGCTGAAGACCGCACTGTCCGGGCTGACCGGCGTGAACACGTCGCTGACCGGCGAGTTCTGCCGGTTCCGCAGCCGCGAGGACGTGGTGCTGCTGCCGTTCAGCCAGACGCCGCAGGCCGCGAGGTCGTTCACGGTCGACGCCGCGAACGCGCAGCCGTCCCGGGACGCGATCCGCGGCGCGATCGACGCGCTGCGGGTCGGCGGCGACACCGCGGTCTACGATTCGCTGGTCGCGGCGTACGCGAGCCTGGACGCGGCCACCGACAAGGACCGCTTCGTCAGCATCGTGCTGATGACCGACGGCGAGTCGAACCAGGGCCGCGACCTGGCCGCGTTCAAGGACTTCCTCAAGCGGCGCGGGGACGCGGCGGTCACCACGCCGATCTTCCCGATCCTGTTCGGCGAGGCCGCGGAGCAGGAGATGAAGGAGATCGCCGCGGCCACCCGCGGGCAGACGTGGGACGCCCGCAACGGCGACCTGACCCGCGCCTTCTGCCAGATCCGCGGATACCAATGA
- a CDS encoding ABC-F family ATP-binding cassette domain-containing protein, with protein sequence MSMPALLAHDLVRTLGSRRVLDGVSLVAAPGQRIGLIGENGTGKTTLLRLLAGADVPDSGSVVRPESLGFLHQELPFPSGATLSDVLDDALREARLALATLDRLAAAMAAGPDAAGPDAAAAPGAAVSSAAGPDTAAAPHTAAAGTAVCGTAVSGLAVSGSAMISGSAEELLAGYGTWLERAEELDAWDADRRATLVMAGLGLGHLDLARTVGSLSGGERGRLALAALLVRRPAALLLDEPTNHLDDAAAAFLEEELRGLPGVVLVASHDRAFLDAACTDLIDLDPATDGPTRYGGGYTAYQAAKRAERERWQRRFSEEQDELTALRHAASVTAQQVAHGRPPRDGERMGYGHTAGRVQQQVSRRVRNAARRLKELERTQVRKPPKPLRFAPSTLAATSASGSLISLRDVRVPGRLFLDRLDVSAGDRILITGPNGAGKSTLLAVLAGRLHPASGAAPGARDTDDAGQRDAGAAPGPQSTGGGRRDAGGVVVEGDVQRRRGLRVALLTQDTVFDRPDRLARDLYAATLGPDRAEAVPLGSLGLLPARAQTLPVGELSVGQRRRLALALVIADPPELLLLDEPTNHLSPRLADELEDALAAGPGAIVVASHDRWLRSRWPGREVTLTGSADATGG encoded by the coding sequence ATGTCCATGCCCGCCCTGCTCGCCCATGACCTCGTCCGCACGCTCGGCAGCCGCCGGGTGCTCGACGGCGTCTCCCTCGTCGCCGCACCCGGTCAGCGCATCGGCCTGATCGGCGAGAACGGCACCGGCAAGACCACGCTGCTGCGCCTGCTGGCGGGCGCGGACGTGCCCGACTCGGGCAGCGTGGTGCGTCCCGAGTCGCTCGGCTTCCTGCACCAGGAGCTGCCGTTTCCGTCCGGTGCCACGCTCTCGGACGTGCTCGACGACGCACTCCGCGAGGCCCGCCTCGCGCTGGCCACGCTCGACCGCCTGGCCGCCGCGATGGCTGCGGGCCCGGACGCTGCGGGCCCGGACGCTGCGGCGGCTCCCGGCGCGGCCGTGTCCAGCGCGGCCGGCCCGGACACGGCGGCTGCTCCGCACACGGCTGCTGCCGGGACGGCGGTCTGCGGGACGGCGGTCTCCGGGCTGGCGGTCTCCGGCTCGGCGATGATCTCCGGGTCGGCTGAGGAACTTCTGGCCGGATACGGCACGTGGCTGGAGCGGGCCGAGGAGCTGGACGCGTGGGACGCGGACCGGCGCGCCACGCTGGTCATGGCCGGGCTCGGGCTCGGCCACCTGGACCTGGCCCGGACCGTGGGATCGCTGTCCGGCGGCGAACGCGGCCGGCTCGCGCTGGCCGCGCTGCTGGTCCGCCGCCCGGCCGCGCTGCTGCTCGACGAGCCGACCAACCACCTCGACGACGCGGCCGCCGCGTTCCTGGAGGAGGAGTTGCGCGGGCTGCCCGGCGTGGTGCTCGTGGCCAGTCACGACCGCGCGTTCCTGGACGCGGCCTGCACCGACCTGATCGACCTGGACCCGGCCACGGACGGCCCGACCCGGTACGGCGGCGGCTACACCGCATACCAGGCCGCGAAGCGCGCGGAGCGGGAACGGTGGCAGCGCCGGTTCTCCGAGGAGCAGGACGAGCTGACCGCGCTGCGCCACGCGGCCTCGGTCACGGCGCAGCAGGTCGCGCACGGCCGGCCGCCGCGGGACGGCGAGAGGATGGGCTACGGGCACACGGCCGGCCGCGTCCAGCAGCAGGTCTCCCGCCGGGTCCGCAACGCGGCCCGGCGGCTGAAGGAGCTGGAACGCACCCAGGTCCGCAAGCCGCCGAAACCGCTGCGCTTCGCGCCGTCCACACTGGCCGCCACGTCCGCGTCCGGGTCGCTGATCTCGCTCCGCGACGTGCGCGTGCCCGGCCGGCTGTTCCTCGACCGCCTGGACGTCTCCGCCGGCGACCGCATCCTGATCACCGGCCCGAACGGGGCGGGCAAGTCCACGCTGCTCGCGGTCCTGGCCGGCCGCCTGCATCCCGCTTCCGGTGCGGCCCCGGGCGCGCGCGATACCGACGACGCCGGGCAGCGTGACGCGGGTGCCGCCCCGGGCCCGCAGAGCACCGGCGGCGGGCGGCGGGATGCCGGCGGCGTGGTCGTCGAGGGCGACGTGCAGCGCCGCCGTGGGTTGCGGGTGGCGCTGCTGACCCAGGACACCGTCTTCGATCGCCCGGACCGGCTCGCCCGTGACCTCTACGCCGCCACGCTCGGACCGGATCGTGCGGAAGCGGTGCCGCTCGGCTCGCTCGGCCTGCTGCCGGCCCGCGCGCAGACGCTCCCGGTCGGCGAGCTGTCCGTCGGCCAGCGGCGGCGGCTCGCACTCGCGCTGGTCATCGCGGACCCGCCGGAGCTGCTGCTGCTGGACGAGCCGACCAACCACCTGTCCCCGCGGCTCGCCGACGAGCTGGAGGACGCGCTCGCCGCCGGTCCCGGCGCGATCGTGGTCGCCAGCCACGACCGCTGGCTGCGGTCGCGCTGGCCCGGCCGCGAGGTCACGCTGACCGGCTCCGCCGACGCGACGGGCGGATGA
- a CDS encoding SIR2 family NAD-dependent protein deacylase yields the protein MNASTPVWAQHVSRVAVLTGAGVSTASGIPDYRGPEGVWTRDPSLAEAFTYDRFIGDAAVRERFWRTYSDHAAWGAEPNAAHRAIASLDRPGLAVRVLTQNIDGLQQRAGLAERKVLELHGTMHRTDCTGCRRSLPTAEVRARVAAGETDPRCAECGAVLKLGTVLFGEELDARLLGGAAAIVSASQLVIAAGSSLIVNPVASLCALAVDRGAQLVVINRDPTPYDAIAAEVIREDLVTALPRVAALLRGR from the coding sequence ATGAACGCGTCGACGCCTGTGTGGGCGCAGCATGTCAGCCGGGTCGCGGTGCTCACCGGTGCCGGCGTCTCGACGGCGTCGGGCATCCCGGACTACCGGGGGCCGGAGGGCGTCTGGACCCGGGACCCGTCGCTGGCGGAGGCCTTCACCTACGACCGGTTCATCGGCGACGCGGCGGTCCGGGAGCGGTTCTGGCGCACCTATTCGGACCACGCCGCCTGGGGTGCGGAACCGAATGCGGCGCACCGGGCGATCGCGTCGCTGGACCGGCCGGGGCTGGCGGTCCGGGTGCTGACCCAGAACATCGACGGGTTGCAGCAGCGGGCCGGGCTGGCCGAGCGGAAGGTGCTGGAGCTGCACGGGACCATGCATCGCACGGACTGCACCGGCTGCCGGCGGTCGCTGCCCACCGCGGAGGTCCGGGCGCGGGTCGCGGCGGGGGAGACCGATCCGCGCTGCGCCGAGTGCGGCGCGGTCCTCAAGCTCGGCACGGTGCTGTTCGGCGAGGAGCTGGACGCGCGCCTGCTGGGCGGCGCGGCCGCGATCGTGTCCGCGTCGCAGCTGGTCATCGCGGCGGGCAGCTCGCTGATCGTGAACCCGGTCGCGTCGCTGTGCGCGCTCGCGGTGGACCGCGGCGCCCAGCTCGTGGTGATCAACCGGGACCCGACGCCCTACGACGCGATCGCGGCCGAGGTGATCCGCGAGGATCTGGTCACGGCGCTGCCACGGGTGGCCGCGCTCCTGAGAGGGCGGTAA
- a CDS encoding SulP family inorganic anion transporter — translation MAIFKHLRVSGSVSARGDGKLPAGDPDPPPAADTAHGPPVTGEPGSTKAWTWRGDFGASLVVVLIAVPLSLGIAVASGAPLVAGLISAVVGGIVGGLIGGSAVQVSGPAAGLTVIVAGLVQSYGWATTCAIVAAAGVVQLLLGLFRVARAALAVSPAVIHGMLAGVGVVIALSQLHIVLGGTPQSSALDNLRELPEQLARNHNHAVAVGLLTLVVLIAWPRLSRHVRVVPAPLAAIAAGTGIAVAFGWDITRVDLPDDPIGALVTPQWPDAGWSSIAGAVVAVALVASVESLLCAVAVDRLHDGTRVNLDRELTGQGAANLTAGLLGGLPIAGVIVRSTANAKAGARSRRSTVMHGVWVLVLALAAAPAIELIPLSALAALLVVIGIQMVNLAHMRGVHRHGELPVYLLTMAGVVALGLFEGVLIGLGCALLLTIRRLARISVKVTPQLDAPVQVTVDGSLTFLSVPALTRALTAVPAKAVVELSLNIDFMDHAGVTSIDDWRTGYERAGGTVRIDEVREQWFAPGRSGLPRPVRRTPPVRDRAAWHPLAATLSGRRQLEEGTEEYQSKVAPLVRPLLSELAHGQRPTHLFITCADSRLVPNMITSSGPGDLFTVRNVGNLVPRHDEADPNDSTIAAIEYALAVLPIKTITVCGHSACGAMDALLTPERAGNMPYLSGWLRHGSHSLDRLPSRPAGPGRLDLLGRENVLQQLDNLRTHPAVAAREAAGELELCGGYFDIAEGRLHILSPAAPVTV, via the coding sequence ATGGCGATTTTTAAGCATTTAAGGGTATCGGGGAGTGTCAGCGCGCGGGGCGACGGCAAGCTCCCGGCCGGCGATCCGGACCCGCCACCGGCGGCCGACACCGCGCACGGCCCGCCCGTTACCGGCGAACCCGGCTCCACAAAGGCCTGGACCTGGCGGGGTGACTTCGGCGCCTCGCTGGTCGTGGTGCTGATCGCCGTGCCGCTCTCGCTCGGCATCGCGGTCGCGTCCGGCGCACCGCTGGTCGCCGGCCTGATCAGCGCCGTGGTCGGCGGCATCGTCGGCGGTCTGATCGGCGGCTCCGCCGTGCAGGTCAGCGGCCCGGCGGCCGGCCTCACCGTGATCGTCGCCGGCCTGGTGCAGTCCTACGGATGGGCCACCACCTGCGCGATCGTCGCGGCGGCCGGCGTCGTTCAGCTGCTGCTCGGGCTGTTCCGGGTGGCCCGCGCCGCGCTCGCGGTCTCGCCCGCGGTCATCCACGGCATGCTCGCCGGCGTCGGCGTGGTCATCGCGCTCTCCCAGCTGCACATCGTGCTCGGCGGCACGCCGCAGAGCTCCGCGCTGGACAACCTCCGCGAGCTGCCCGAGCAACTCGCCCGCAACCACAACCACGCGGTCGCGGTCGGCCTGCTCACGCTGGTCGTGCTGATCGCCTGGCCGCGGCTGTCCCGGCACGTCCGGGTGGTGCCGGCACCGCTCGCGGCGATCGCGGCCGGCACCGGCATCGCGGTCGCGTTCGGCTGGGACATCACCCGCGTCGACCTGCCCGACGACCCGATCGGCGCGCTGGTCACACCACAGTGGCCGGACGCCGGCTGGTCCTCGATCGCGGGCGCGGTCGTCGCGGTCGCGCTGGTCGCCAGCGTCGAGTCGCTGCTCTGCGCGGTCGCGGTCGACCGGCTGCACGATGGCACACGCGTCAACCTGGACCGGGAACTGACCGGACAGGGCGCGGCGAACCTGACCGCGGGCCTGCTCGGTGGCCTGCCGATCGCCGGCGTGATCGTGCGCAGCACCGCGAACGCCAAGGCCGGTGCCCGCAGCCGGCGCTCCACCGTCATGCACGGCGTCTGGGTGCTCGTGCTCGCGCTGGCCGCCGCGCCGGCGATCGAGCTGATCCCGCTGAGCGCGCTGGCCGCGCTGCTGGTCGTGATCGGCATCCAGATGGTCAACCTGGCGCACATGCGCGGCGTGCACCGGCACGGCGAACTGCCCGTCTACCTGCTCACCATGGCGGGTGTGGTGGCGCTCGGGCTCTTCGAGGGCGTGCTGATCGGGCTCGGCTGCGCGCTGCTGCTGACGATCCGGCGGCTGGCCCGCATCTCCGTCAAGGTCACGCCGCAGCTGGACGCGCCGGTCCAGGTCACGGTGGACGGGTCGCTGACGTTCCTGAGCGTGCCCGCGCTGACCCGCGCGCTCACGGCCGTACCCGCGAAGGCTGTTGTTGAGCTTTCTTTGAACATCGATTTCATGGACCACGCCGGCGTCACCTCGATCGACGACTGGCGCACCGGGTACGAACGCGCCGGCGGAACCGTGCGCATCGACGAGGTGCGCGAGCAGTGGTTCGCGCCGGGCAGGTCCGGACTGCCGCGGCCGGTGCGGCGCACGCCACCGGTACGTGATCGCGCGGCCTGGCACCCGCTCGCCGCCACGCTCTCCGGCCGCCGGCAGCTGGAGGAGGGCACCGAGGAGTACCAATCGAAGGTGGCCCCGCTGGTCCGGCCGCTCCTCAGCGAGCTGGCGCACGGGCAGCGGCCCACCCACCTCTTCATCACCTGCGCCGACTCGCGCCTGGTGCCCAACATGATCACGTCGAGCGGCCCAGGTGACCTGTTCACGGTCCGCAACGTCGGCAACCTGGTGCCGCGCCACGACGAGGCCGACCCGAACGACTCCACGATCGCCGCCATCGAGTACGCGCTGGCGGTGCTGCCGATCAAAACCATCACGGTCTGCGGCCACTCGGCCTGCGGCGCCATGGACGCGCTGCTCACGCCGGAGCGTGCGGGGAACATGCCGTACCTGAGCGGCTGGCTGCGACACGGTTCGCACAGCCTGGACCGGCTGCCGTCACGGCCGGCCGGACCCGGCCGCCTGGACCTCCTCGGCCGGGAGAACGTGCTGCAGCAACTGGACAACCTGCGCACCCACCCGGCGGTCGCGGCCCGCGAGGCGGCCGGTGAACTGGAGTTGTGCGGCGGCTACTTCGACATCGCGGAGGGGCGCCTGCACATCCTCTCGCCCGCCGCACCGGTCACCGTCTAG